In Lycium ferocissimum isolate CSIRO_LF1 chromosome 3, AGI_CSIRO_Lferr_CH_V1, whole genome shotgun sequence, the genomic window CCGATTTAAGTTCAttttaaaataaagcaaaaagaAACCTAACACATTACATAACAAGAAGAAAACAGTAGAAACTCTTTTCCTTCTATAAACATTCTGTTTTTTGTGGAGACACGCCTTTATAATGGAGGAAGGAGGTACTTCAAttgttccaatttatatgactATTTTTTGTTACAGTTcgtttttaaaaagaatgatactaCATTTTTGTTGtcgaaaataatttaatttgaaacttctcattttatctttatGACATACTTATGATCACAAGCTTTAAAAGTAAATTACAAGCTAGTTTTAAagtttcatttctttcttaattaACATGTTGAATCAATTAACATGTTGAATCAAATTTTGTcatttaaattaaaacaaaaagagTATAATTGACGATACCCAACCCACTCACCAAAATGCTAATCAGGACATTCTGATACGTATTGTACACCTCCAATTGCTGTATTGTATACATATAGTAATAGATTAATTCATGCCTTTCATGAATTGGCGAATTAGATAGGATTGGATCACCAAAAAGTGTGGTGTAATGATTGAGATTCCTTTATTCTTAATTTGAGTTTTCAAGTTCGAACTATGAAAATAATGGAGTCTTTTTGATAGAGAGCATTTTATCTCATATAACAATGACTTTTTGCTGtattataactttttttttttccttttagccTGTTTTGATTTTGCGTTGTTGTGCGAGTGTTTGCATACACCCAACCCTCCCAAACACATTTGTGGGACTACACTGggtatattattattgttgttgtagcatTTTATCCCATAATAATAAATCTATCCAACGCGAATTCAAATTAATATAATCGATGAATTCCGAGTACTtgattgtttttaaaaaaaaagaaggaattagatAGGACTCCTTTGTTTAGAATACGAAGTGGTGGGTCAACATGAATAAGGATAAAGTTGCAACTAATTAACCATTCACATTAAACAAGGGAGAATTTCTATCTATATATCCCCCAATATTGCCTCTTAAATTTCTTAATTCCTTCCATAGAAAACATATATTCTACTTAGAAAACCAACAAATTACACCCTCACCCAAAGCTTTCTCTATTTTCTTCGGTCTCTAGTCCGCAACCTTTAGCAAGTCGTTTCTCTTCAAAATGAGCAGtaaaaaaagtagtttagtgCACAAAGCATACCACGTTAGCAATGTCCAAACAGCCGTTCAAGGGATTattattttgatccaaaatcacTTCCACTCTTTCGACTACTGAGAATTAAACCCATCCATAATAATTAGTACGTAGCTTTTTGTTCTTCACTTAGTTggcctcaaaaaaaaaaaaaaaaatgaactccTTCAACTTCCAGCAGAACATCAAAGTAGAGAAGAATAATGTCATTCTTACGTACAAAAGACTTCAAATAGTTACATCCCTCTTCCGTTTCATTGAGCTATGTATTTTCCTTTTCGTAATCTCAAGATTTTCCACTCAAACACTTCCATCAGCAGAATATTTGAAGAGACTATGCATAACCCTCATTAGTCCCCTGTTCGTCTTCGTTCTTGGAAATGCAATTGTCATCATTTTGTTCTTGTTAAAATCttgtcaatcatcaactaaAGAAGGGTCAATAGTCAACCCTAAAGCCGATTCCCACGATGACACTACCGTGGATTTTTACAAGGCGTGCATTTCATTAGGCGGacaagtaaaaaggaaaatctaTAGGAGCCAATCAGAGAAGTTGACGACGGACAAGTTATCTCATGCAAAGGGGCCTCATAATAGGGAATTGAGGCGGTCGGCAACGGTAGCATGCCGGAGATATGGTGACAAAGCGGCGGCAGAGCTGTGAAGAGTTCAGGCATACCGTGGAGGCTCTCATTGCCAGACAACAGAAGCTTTTGAGGGAAGAAGAATTTTCAGCTGTTGTTTCTTCTGAAGCATAgcttttttgttcttcttgtaACGTATGTACTCCTTTGTCCCGTGTAGTTTGAACgcctaattttaaaaaaaaaatatatatatattggattaaTATGTAGTTCAAATTAACCCATAAGAAATCttgtgaaaatattttttacttgatatgttatatttcctccgtttcaatttatgtgaacctattttctaattagtccgtgccaaaaagaatgacttctttctatatttgaaaataatttacattCATGCAATGATTTAGagtcacacaaaatatatgtgagttatctaacaccacaagtttaaaagtcttctcttctttcttaaattttgtgcctagtcaaatgggttcacataaattaaagggaaaatttcAGAGACCTCTCCTCACATTTTGCTTCGTTTCACTGACCTCCCTTCACGTTTACAATATTACGGCTACCTCCcctattttaacttttttgtaacaactattttattctatttattactaataaaaaaataatatatctgGACTGATTTACCCTCCCTAGGATCATGCTCTTTtatttaattcttattttgtcaATATCTCCTTTCCGAtaaactgaaaataaaatacGTCAAAGTGCTCTTCAGTCTTTTCGGCAGCCAGGGTTCTCTTTTCCTACTCCTCTTTAACCGTCTCCATTGTTCACAACCACGTTTGCCAATTCTTGGCCACTGCTGAACCTGTGGAACAAGTTAAAAAAGTTGGTTAGGTAAAATCTTGAGCAATAAAGCAAAAAAGCTTTGAACTTTATTGACTAAAAgcaattaaaaacaaaaataatagaaTTGCCACTCACTAGGAGAACTGGGCATCTTCTTGGCCTTTGGAGAACTTGAGAAATCTCTGAAGGCCTAGCAATATCTAATATAAGCATAGTAATAGAAGAATATGGAGGAAAAGTTAACATACAAGGTtgacaaatgaaaaaggaatgTGGAAAGTAGATgtaaaggagaagaagaaaataccCAAAAATGAAAGCAACGATGCAGATTTTGGTAAAGTAGCTACTGGGAAAGAGCATTCATTCAGTTAGCTAAGACAACACTCAAAACTTTATCTCACCCATATTGTTGGCTTTGCTTggtcatttatattttttaatctataaaatttagtttaaaagtttttctatatttttttatccTCTTAAGTTACTGGGCAAGATACTTTCTCCAAAAAGTTAAAACATGATTGATGAAGAggcaaaaaaatataaacattGGGGTGAACTGCACATGATATTCCTTTTTAATATTCCTAAGAAATAACTTTTTAAAGGAGATATTGATAAGATAAGAATTAAATAAAAGAGCATGATCCTAGGGAGGGTAAATCAGTCcagatatattatttttttattagtaataaatagaataaaatagttgttacaaaaaagttaaaataggAGAGGTAGCCGTAATATTGTAAACGTGAGGGGAGGTCAGTGAAacgaaacaaaacaaaacatcaGGGGAGGCCTCTgaaatttttcctaaattaaaacAGGTGGAGTATACGCtaacaatgaagaaaaaaataatttttcaaggtactaaaaatttataaaagagcaaataaaacaattaaaacttagtaagaattgagttggttgagttatgacccgcATTTTAGCCCATTTCAGCCCACATAATTTTTGAGCCGGTCAAAAACACATCCATCCTTTATTAATTGGGAAAAGGGACTGATTTGCCCCTCTACTATTGGAAATAGTTCACATTTACCCCCCGTTATACTTTCGGCCCATTTTTGCCCCTACCGTTACCTAAGTAGCAATATTTGCCCTCCATTTCGATGGCAGTCCACCATGGCAATTAAAATTCCATGTggatgaggtggcatgccacgtgacATGCCACCTCATCACCCTCTCGTCTCtctatttctttcttctacaaACAAACAAAGCCACCTCCAACCACCATTGAAGCCACACCCCACCACCATCTCCTCCAACAATTATATCTTCTTTTTCGCTAACCCATCTCACCGGAATCACGATAACCGCCACTACTATCACTTTAGCCGGATACTGTCCATTTATCTAACTCCAACCCAAAAGCGTCACAACTATTAAAAGTCTTAAACCCATTTGACAAATCTGAAGATACTTTTAGATAAAAAGTTTAAATCTTTCAATAACATAAAAGAATGTCTTTTAACTCTTGTAAACATTAACATCATTGCTAATCTTTCTGCTAAATCTTTACGATAATGTGAAAGATTAAGAAAAAGGATCTCATCATTGTGTAAAAATACAACATTTGGGTATTGAATGTCTGaaagttttgaaaataaaagggTTAGTTCGAATGGATTTGAGAGCGGTGGTGGGAAGATTGAGTTGGGGTTTAAGAGGGTAAGTGGTATGACAGGGTAAAGATTTTAATTGGTAATGGGTTCTTCTCATTTGGGTTGAGATGGAGCAGAAAGGGGAAAAAGGTTGTTTGGTTGTCTTGGGTGTGGTGGTGTGGTGTATCGAAAAGGTGAGAGAAAGAGGACAGGGCAGTGGCGTGTGGTGGTTGTGCAGATGGGTTCGCCGGAGTTAAGGTTGTTTTGGCGGTGTAGTCGTCAGCGATGGTGTTGTTGCAGTGGTTTTGCGGTGTTTGAGGGTGGTACGGCGGCTGCTCCCAACAATGGGAAGAAGAAACTCTTTTTAGTTTTAGGGTTTGCAGATCTATTTTTAAGTTACTTGAATTTGATTTGCAGAAATTGTGTGGCTTCAATGGTGGTTGGAGGTGGCTTTGGTTGGaggtagaagaaagaaagggagagGGGAGAGGGTGgtgacgtggcatgccacctcatccACATGGAATTTTAATTGCCATGGTGGAGTGCCATCCAAATGGGGAGCAAATATTGCTACTTAAGTAACGGTAGGGCAAAAATGGACCAAAAGTATAACAGGGGGTAAATGTGAATTATTTCCAAtagtagaggggtaaatcagacccttttcccttattaaTTCAACCCATTTTAATCCGCTAAATTCAGTCGAGCCCTTTTATTTGACACTTCTAGCGTGGttgtattttacaattttatgATGCTCTACTCCAAGACAAAAACACAAGCACAGGCCAAAGGAAACAAAAATGAAACGCACATGCCCACGTGTGAATGTGGTCCCCACAAATATATCCAAATATCCAACAGAATCCCTCAATAATTCCAGAATCTCACTAAACCCTCCCCAATAAAACTGCCTTTCTCGACATTGCATTCCATTCATAGTACTCTGTCGTGTCTCTCTTCCGAAATGTGGTAAAACAAATGCAGAGGCAATCTCTGCGCTCAAACTCAATTTCCGTTACAACATTTGGGGATTAAAAGAATCCGCTCTCCCATTCTTGTCCCATTCAAGGTAATTTTTCATCCTTAAAATCGTAGATAATGAAATGTGTAACGTTTATGATTGGGAATTTTGACTTAGGGTTTCAAAATTGGGGATTTCGGAAAAGTGCAGCCTTTGAAACGTTTTCTATAGAAAAATGTTAGTATTGATATTCTCTCTTTTtgtcttacctttttttttttttttttgataaccgtgGGGTGTCGGGCCAACTTGCACCCACCCCGACTTATTTCACGGATACCTGCCACCTCCCACCAGTAACACATACCAGGTAACTCTGGCCACCAAGGCTAGATCAGATGGGAAGAAATTATctactattattttatctctCATTTTTGGgaattgaacctgagacctcgtGATGtaacttttactttttctttattttgtaattcATACCTATAGCTTCACAGTTACAAGACATTTTCTTATTAATTTGGGGCGCTCATTTTTTGTTCTTACTAATCTGGAAAATCGACAACGAAGCGCATCTCGTGTAGTGGTATCATAGTACCCTCCTACCGTACTGACCGGGGTTCGATTCCACGGATACGCATTACTTTGTTTGCTTGTTTGTGATTAGATAGGACATGACACATCTTCAGtttactgaggacatgaccaTAGATAGGAAGGtgtggaggtcgaggattaggatagaagggTAGTAGGTAGCTGAGTGGTGTCACACTTTAGGTGGGAGAGGTAGGGACTAGCCACCTCTCCACATACCCTTATTAGTAGAATTATTTAGTAATCGCGTAGTTTTCTATTCTTCGATGTGTGTTACTATCTTTGCGCATTTGCTTTGTATCTTGctattttgttgtcatatttttgtatctgcgtttcatttcttttcttttattttcctttcatttcttttcttttttattgagctaaaggtctttcggaaacaacctctctgccccacaaaggtagaggtaaggtttgcgtacatcctaccctcccgtactccacttgtgggattactctgggtatgttgttgttggaaaatCGACGTAGACTTGATCTGCAGAATTCCGATTCAAAACACAACTTATAGAACTCGAAAGTGTAATATTGTATTGCATTAGTTCCaatatttgattgtgattataatgtaatttaataCGAGTGTTTTGTTTCTTTAGAATCCATGGAAAAAATACCTGTTTTTATAAAGCACAATGGAGTATGGGAAAGTGACCTCAACTTTGTGAATTTTTCTGTTAATGGGGTTTTGATCACTTCTGAATGCAACTTTGAAGAATTAGTTTCAGTGATAGCAAAGCAACTGGAGAAGGATTTGGATACCAACTTGATAGATATTAAGTATTTAGTGAAAGACGGGTATCCACCAATGACGGTACACAATGATATGAGTGTCAGAGTGTATATTGAGCTGAAAAGGATGGATTCAGAATTCACATCGTTCCCACTTTGCGTAACCTTCAAGGATAAGTGTAGTGCTGGAAGTTGCTCAGATGTGAACCCTGTTACAGTTTCATCTGATGGTATACAAAGCGAAAATATACCTGAAATATACCAGCCTGATGCCATTGAGATGATAAGTTCTGTGAATAGAGAGGATCGAAATGGTATACGAGCTGATGAGAAACGTATAATAAACAACCCAGATACCATTGAGCCGATAAGTTCTGTTCATTGTAATGGTATGCAAGTGGATGAGGAAGGTATAGTACACAGCCTGGCTATCATTGAGCCGATAAGTTCTGTTCGTGGGGAGGATTATAATGGTAGTATACAAGATGATGTAAGAGGTATAATAAACAACCCAAGACATCAAGATGTTGAAGAAAATCAATTGTACCAAGACAAAGAGACCCTCGTCAATGTTATGAAGCATTATGCCATCAGAAAAAACTTTCAGTTTAAAGTTGAAAGGTCAAGTAGCAGCAGGTATTGcataatacacacacacacacacactcctaTTTCATCTCCAGTATATTTGATGGTTACAAACTGAATGTTGAtagcatatatgtatatgttaccAACAGGTATTGTCTTGTATGCTTGGATGACAATTGCTCCTGGTGTTTTAAAGCTTCAAGCCTGCACAAGTCAAAGCTTTTCAAAGTAAGACAGTTCAATGATGTCCACACGTGCTCGATAGAGGaaacattaaatacacaacGTCACGCTACTTCGGGGATCATTGGAGGTATGATCAGGAACAAGTATGCTGACTCGGAATCTGTATATACTCCAACAGACATAATGCGTGACATGAAAAAAGATTACGGTGTGGACTTGACCTATATGAAGGCTTGGAGAGCGAAGCGAAAGGCGCTTGAAATATTGAGAGGGAACCAAAGCGAATCATATGAGAAGCTGCCGAGGTACCTGCACATGTTGATGCATACAAATCCTGGATCCATCGTGAGACTACATAAATCAGAAGGTGGCTCTTTTTCGTATCTTTTTGTATCCTTGGAGGCATCAATCAAGGGATGGGAATATTGCAAGCCTATTGTGGTAATTAATGCGAGCTTTCTAGAATCAGCACGCAGGGGGACCTTAATCATGGCTTACACGCAAGATGCAGCGGGTGAGTTAAAATAACAAATGAATATTTACATATCATTGAAGTTGCACAATTTGAAATACCCAGGGTATATGTTATATAATCaatgtatatgtagtatatatcatatcatatgtattcTGTATaaattgtacatatatatgtagtaCATGTATgtagtttatatacatataagttaCAATGTAGTGCCGTATATATGTGCTATATTTATACTATATGATACTTATATTTACCATCATCATTGCAATATTACACCTGTTGTGTATAAGCTGTGACACTGTTGATTTTGATATATGTTTACATAAGTATTTGGATTGATTTAAACAGGTAGAATATTTTTGCTCGCATATAGCGTGGTTGATTCGGAGAATGATGCTTCTTGGAAGTGGTTCTTCGAAAGGTTCAAGGATGCTTTTGGTGCTAGGGAAGGGATGTGCATAGTATCCGACACGCATGAAAGCATCTTAAAGGCGACTTCGATTGTGTATCCAGAAGTGCTTCACTGTGTATGTATGTTTCATTTATGGAACAGCATAAAGATGACGTAcacgaaatctcatttagctATCAAGGAACTATTCTTTGCGTCGGCCAGAGCATACACGGTTGAAGAATTTGAGCGCCACATGGTTGAGATAAATAATATTGATAAGACTGTCGGAGAGTACTTGTTAAATGTTGGATATCATAGATGGTCAAGAGTGCATTCCAAAGTCAACGGAACCACAATTATGACTTCAAACATTGTGGAGTCGATGAATGCAGTGAACAATCATGCAAGAGATCTACCAATAATGCATTTGCTGGAATACATGATGAAGTTGGTTCAAGATTGGCATTATGTGAATAAGAAAAATGCGATAGAGACATCCACAGAGCTGgggaaaaaatatgaagatatCATGAAGGAAAATTACATTACATCTCAGAGGATGACGGTAAGATGCCATTACCATGtttttttcataccaaaaagtGAAATTGGAATAACATGGAGTATATCAGTCCATATATTTGTActtcataaattaaaaagaaatggTTATATGCAGTATATAATCTATGTATTTTATTACGGTCGAATGTAAGTAATACGTTAaataaacaacatatatatgtagtatattaCGGGTTATCTTTTTCAAAATGTAGGTGAAGCCTTCCACCGATTACTTATATACTGTTGTTGAAGATGGAAAAAAATTTGTGGTGAACCTGGGAGAGAGAACATGCACTTGCATAAGGTTTCaaatggatgaaatgccgtgcccACACGCTTTGGCAGTTGTAACGTTCAAAAACATCGATGCATATCAATATTGCTCTGTCTACTACAAGAAGGATTACTTGCTGAAAACGTATGAAATATCTAGTAATCCAATTCCCGACGAAAGCACTTGGGACATTCCTAGAGAGATCTTAGAAGAAGTGGTGCTACCACCTACGGGGAAGATTAGACCGGGGAGGCCAAAGAAGTTGAGAATCTAGTCGTCCTGGGAATCGCAAGCTAAGAGGTGAAAATTTTCATCAGGACAATGTAGACATTAGGATTACAACCGATAGACGTGCAGAAATCTCCTGAAGAGAATTTGACACATTTGTtggtttttctcttcttttcttaaataatttaattcaatcattGTAATTGGAGTCATGAATTACAATGAATTGTCTATGGAGCTTAATGATTAGCTTTTTTTGCATATCAAGGCATCGTGGTTTGACATGAGATAATAAAAATGTGCTGTTAATGATTAGCTTTAGGATACTTGCACTGTAACTGTAGCTCCATAGTGGGCTATAGTATGATGCCAAATTACTTGGGAATTCTACTTGGTTTAGAGGACATTAGgagttatttatatttagtatctacactttattttaattacatctAGTAGCTGAATATTGTATTTCAATTACGCAAGgtaattaattcaaaacctatctttcttctctcctctcctctTTTACCATCTCCACCACTGTTCTTCCTCCATCTCCCTCTCGTCTCTCTCCATCTGCCTGCCTCTCcgatctccccccccccccggtatCTCTCCAtggtcaacaacaacaacccatcTCTggcaaaatcaacaacccactgCTCCCTCTCGTTAGATCTCGGTGCATCCTTAGATCTGAGTGTATtctcagatctgagtgtattttatttcttgtatcttaTATCTGAGTGTATTCATTATTATTTTAGTGTAAAATAGAGTGTTTCTTTAGGTATTTTTCGTATGTATTTCGAATGagatttttttgtatacaaatgaatacgcCCTGGATCCCTGTATTAGTTTtgcatttatgttgtttgaatacaaccaaatttaaatataataaattgaATACAGTGTAAAGGTGTAAGAATGAATACATCCGAATTGAATACAGCGAAATAGAACTAAATTTAAGTACATGTTACTggagctacgaaatgtaattagcaaAAGTATAGCTATgcctaaaatttaaaaaaaaaaaaaaaactcaatgtGTAGTCATTTTTGTAAGTTGCCAAAATTACTTTATGCATTGTAATTTGGAAAATGAGAACAAGTCAGGTGTAGGAtagataacaaaaaaaatttagccCAACCATGGTGGAGGGGCACTTTGAGTGTGCCAACATGAATTCAAATCCAGGACTTTTCCAATTGTTGAAATGCTAACGCACCCATTGTGAGTGTGCATATACCAGAATTCATGGCAAACACACCCAGGTTGGGTGCTATTTCATGATACTACTGGTAGAAACAGTGATTCAATATTCTGTGAAAGGATAACCTTAAAAAATATTGCGTGAAAACATAAGCAAAGACaggttttttttccttcttctggAAACCTGCCTCTTGCATTGATTTAATGGCCTCTGTGCTTATTCTCTGTTTGGTCCATAGGagtgtgggggtggggggaggggagACAGGCTAGAGTATCGGAAGAACGCTcgacaaaatatttttatgcataGATAGAAGGTGTTGAATCCCGTTGGCTTCTTCGTGTGTTTCCgtctttatattttaaatccCTTTAGTAAAAATCATGGTTCCACTACTGTCTATAGGCTTTTGTCGTCTATGTTGTATGTGCGAAAAGCTTATTTGAATGTGGTGACTAGTTTAATGCTCTTTGTTTGATGAAATCTTGGGAGCTTCTTGTTTAATTCTGCAATGCTGATTTAGCTTAATTTGAGTATGCTTGGCTTCATTGCTTTTCAAGATATTAGTTCTACATAGTGCTTGTTTTGGTTATCCAGATGATGGCACTCCTAGG contains:
- the LOC132049930 gene encoding uncharacterized protein LOC132049930 codes for the protein MEKIPVFIKHNGVWESDLNFVNFSVNGVLITSECNFEELVSVIAKQLEKDLDTNLIDIKYLVKDGYPPMTVHNDMSVRVYIELKRMDSEFTSFPLCVTFKDKCSAGSCSDVNPVTVSSDGIQSENIPEIYQPDAIEMISSVNREDRNGIRADEKRIINNPDTIEPISSVHCNGMQVDEEGIVHSLAIIEPISSVRGEDYNGSIQDDVRGIINNPRHQDVEENQLYQDKETLVNVMKHYAIRKNFQFKVERSSSSRYCLVCLDDNCSWCFKASSLHKSKLFKVRQFNDVHTCSIEETLNTQRHATSGIIGGMIRNKYADSESVYTPTDIMRDMKKDYGVDLTYMKAWRAKRKALEILRGNQSESYEKLPRYLHMLMHTNPGSIVRLHKSEGGSFSYLFVSLEASIKGWEYCKPIVVINASFLESARRGTLIMAYTQDAAGRIFLLAYSVVDSENDASWKWFFERFKDAFGAREGMCIVSDTHESILKATSIVYPEVLHCVCMFHLWNSIKMTYTKSHLAIKELFFASARAYTVEEFERHMVEINNIDKTVGEYLLNVGYHRWSRVHSKVNGTTIMTSNIVESMNAVNNHARDLPIMHLLEYMMKLVQDWHYVNKKNAIETSTELGKKYEDIMKENYITSQRMTVKPSTDYLYTVVEDGKKFVVNLGERTCTCIRFQMDEMPCPHALAVVTFKNIDAYQYCSVYYKKDYLLKTYEISSNPIPDESTWDIPREILEEVVLPPTGKIRPGRPKKLRI